The Manduca sexta isolate Smith_Timp_Sample1 chromosome 15, JHU_Msex_v1.0, whole genome shotgun sequence genome includes the window ATCGACTCCAATGTGGCAGTGCAAAACACCTTCAGAGGGTTTATTGATTCTCGCCTCCATGGTTTTTTAGTAAAAGGATCAAATGAACTCCTTATGAGATGGCAAAAGTGCTCAGATTACAATGGTGcatactttgattaattaattatattttacaaaaaacaagaGGAACAAAACGCCAATTACCTAATAGTAACTAAAAACTATGCACACGAGTAGTATGATTCATGTTCCGCAAATCTTTTGACTCGTCACTGTAGCTGCACCactcaatatttttgttgttatatattgtaattctTAACGGACTTTAAAAAAGTATGAGGGTCTATGTTCGGCTGTATTAAGTTTTACTTCGgtcaataattttgaaaattatttttctataagtaCATTTCGTTTATCTCCAAATtggtactatttttatttaattggtttGTATGATGTTGGATTCGTGGTAAATAACTCACTCATAgacttattaaagaaaatagactttattttgttttataccaaTAGGTAGACTACGGTAATTTAACTAATAACCTGTCTGTACCTATCTGTACCtactgtaatttaattaaaaatacctactgtaatttaactaatattatgtGACCAGTCacataatattagttaaattaGTAATTCGACGAAGTAGTTTGGTAACTGTAAATACACAAATGTTAATATGTAACCCTAAGTGTTGTCCGTATCGTAAAAAAAACGATCCCATTGATAAAACGGAACTGTTTTACAATTTGTTTGAATtctataatcataatttattattgaaaagaaAACAGTTTCGAATCATTTAAGAATAacctatacaaaaatattttttatttatgtataatgtagCTTATAAAGAACATTGGCCACAGCCCATACATGCTGTGACCTAACTATAAAATGTCGCGAACATGAATACTGTATGGATTAATTGGTGCTAATACGCCTATATATCAAGCCCAAAgcgaaaatacatttattaaaagcgGAGGATTTTAGAATTTTCACATAAGTGATCTCATGTTTTTTGAGGTTATGATTTCAATATGTACATTTAGATATatctacaattttaattaaaacatgaaaAAGGAATCAATAGACTCCtgataatattacttttatgagCTAAGAACGTCTGATACATTTAACgtctttttttaaagtatttgttttagCGCGCGTTTGACGCTGTCCGTGTATACGTTAATAatcgaatataatatagggcgATCAAATACAAAGTGAAGCTTCCAAATAAATTGCAAACAAATGgactataatatataagtaatctgTCTCATACGTTAAATCacagaaaacatttaattgaaCCTAATAAAAACAGGCCCTTAGTGTTGGTAATGTGCTTAACCATctgattttcatttttataaaagataacGAAATTCCACtggtacttaaataaaacaccCTTTTAGTTATATACGTTTATTCAATGCCTTTTCTAATAacaacttaatttaaatataaaacaggagcaatcatgttttattgataatattcaactaaaaacataaaagattGTACAGTACAACACGTCGCAAGAGCAACAAACGATGGATTGATAGTTGTCAtgtaatgttgagtaggacatacaagaggcggtacatttgtccggcacatgacgtcaaaatgtaagagtggctcaaaattatatattgtactacttcaaattttatgtcgcggcagtcgcgttacttattctccgtctctggtaaactgtaggacgaggacagtgaggtagcgaaccgcatgctacaaattacaataggacgttattttacaatggacattacattactgcgtttcgagtcgcgagcgagagggcaatattttgagggttaacattacaaaatactgtaagatacgcattgaaacgccgagcctcactacgcctcgcctcatttgaagtaggacgttgtaccggctcaatgctaaaaagaggctactcttacaaactcttttttatgtcatgtcctacccaactctattGTCATCTcaaaatcataatcataattcCGTTATACTTATACTTTGAAAACGTTCTATCTCGTAATATAGATAGTAAATATGTAGAATTTGTGAATCATATCTTAAccgatgtttgttttttttagttacaaGGTATCTAGCAAAATAGTACCGAATACCACATTACgacaatacataaaaataatcctaAGTACAATGTAGGTACTAGGTACATAACTATTTTATAAGACCTTAAAATGCTAGTGGTTAAAATGAAACGTGTGCCACAGATTACGACGAATCGATTTTAGATGCGTTCAAAATGACTCAAAAATTGTCAAgaacctggggccttattctctatcccgcacgttattttaacagtgcgtaacaagcacgtaacacaacacatcatgtttaggactatagaaatttggcttacagaataccattccacacacaattctcgaagataacatgacacggccgcgttacgcgtttacactatcatacagaataagggccctgagttttatttttaatgataaatattttttccggcccgaataaaattaattgaatccTGTAATTTAAGCAACACATACGTGCCTTTTTTTTGACATATCATTCATTAATGGTCGTGACACATTTTGATCAGGTCATATTTGGCCATTGTTCTTTCATATCATTCCGTAGAAACAGTTTATTCAgttcattttaaatacaaatacggGATTTTATTGATCGATAGTAATTTTAGGTGCCACCACGTTGCGGGTAttactaataaatgtatattgattACCTtgataataaactaaaaatgacGTTTTAAGATATCGACATTTGCCTCATAACTATTAAGATTCTTCCCTCTACCATACTTGAACTATCAAATGTCAAATTACGCAGCCAAATAAAGTTCATTATTGTCTCTAAAACGCCAGTTgcttgaaaatattgtttttattaaaaatactatctaTACATATGGCAGTTCAGTTTTCTAAGCTTGGTATTACTGAAAGAATACCCACGAATGGTATTAAATCTAACATTTGGAAAGAGTAATATGTccttttaacaatattattgtacaatGGATAAACTAACTGTGATATCTGCGACTCTGTTTATGGCGGCCGATGTGTTTGCCATTGTAAGTTTAGCAATGCCAGACTGGATTATTACAGAAATTGGAGGTgaatatataaagatttattgttttaacttttaataatttaaaacacagTATGACTATAGAAGTACATTGTCAAAATATATCTAGTTGACAAGAACAAATTAGTTACTTGTTACAGACCTTGGAACTAAATTTCCTCAATTACAATTTATGCatacaatacaaacattttcaaaagtaaaaatatgcagatacttttataataacaaatcaCAGACTGAAGGGACATGGTAATAACTCCCAGATTGGACACAAATTTGTGTAGATTTGTAATAACTAAATTGCTTTTACAACAAAAAGAGTAGTGCTGACCCAACATCGAAATATCTGGGGTAGAATGATATACTTGTAAAGGACAATCTCAATTGGATCACCAATTGTATATCAATACATGTTcctatattttctattaaaatcatTGTGTTGTCCAGATGAAACAGGCAACTTTTTAAAAACTTCCACTCATTTGTACTTACTTTTCCCTAAAAAGAAATTtacattgataaataaatttaactcaGATCAATATTTACTATACTTACCTCTTTACTATACAAACCCAAGCATACTTTTCAAATAAGATATTATCTTTTAATGGACAAGTATTCTgaaaagtactaaaaatataattaatgtaatcttCATCTGCAGGTGACACTCGTCTTGGTTTAATGTGGTCATGCATTACATTATACAACCGGACACAAGTGTGCTTCACGCCTGACTTGCAACCCGAATGGCTGCTTGCCTTAATATGCATTTTCATTGGATGTATTTGCATAACAACTACTGTGATACTACTTGCATCCAGTCACTTTGATCGAAATGTTATACCCTATGCTCGCTGGGTAGGATTTGCAGCAAGTAAGTATgagtatatttcaaaataatgcaAGTATAATGAACATAGGTGATGGTTGAAATGAgtgatttctttttttatttcagtggtTGTCTTCTGCCTGGCTGCTGTCATCTTTCCAATGGGTTTTCATGTTGATGAAATTGGAGGGCAACCATACCAATTGCCCAATAGCCATCAAGTTGGCATTTCCTACATATTATTTGTCCTCTCTTTGTGGATAACTGTTATATCAGAACTTTTCGCTGGCAAAGTCTGTCTGCCACATTTCTAAGTGTCTCAAATAATTTGGGTCtgaatatattgttatgtacagtaattttaattaaggatCTATTTATAATgggtattatttgtttttatttcgaaaaaagataaaataaggATGAATTTTGTAACTCCAAACAAGTGatcatattattgtatttatatctattGCCTGTGACATTGGCATATTGTTTGCACAAATGCAATAGGTATAAAAACTGCAGATTTAAATAGTATTATGCACAGCTCATTGTTTTACTAAAGTCTGATCACATTAGATAAAGTATTAGCTGTAAAGtggttttaaaatcaataaagaaagataaaatatattatctccTGGGACTAT containing:
- the LOC115452785 gene encoding uncharacterized protein C16orf52 homolog A; the encoded protein is MDKLTVISATLFMAADVFAIVSLAMPDWIITEIGGDTRLGLMWSCITLYNRTQVCFTPDLQPEWLLALICIFIGCICITTTVILLASSHFDRNVIPYARWVGFAAMVVFCLAAVIFPMGFHVDEIGGQPYQLPNSHQVGISYILFVLSLWITVISELFAGKVCLPHF